A region from the Aphis gossypii isolate Hap1 chromosome 1, ASM2018417v2, whole genome shotgun sequence genome encodes:
- the LOC126549136 gene encoding E3 SUMO-protein ligase ZBED1-like, with protein sequence MMERLLIVKEPLMLVSMSLSRCPKMPSNDQWESINDFVILLKPFESLTIQISSEQRPTLAKVIPLLRGLLLSVNNKNSVTYTGKFLKKKLIEETTKRFNDIEEMYPSHLYSKATILDPRFKKAAFISNENANTAEQEVQKEIADYIKPNAPERNILEQSVHHTTLTTAEQLEHSSQPVSLQENLLTYLEATVTTLRSQTTYSSTAATLFKQYMNIEFLNIQDDPILFWKNNRQMLGALYEVALKYSCIPATSVPSERVFSKAGQIVSARRNRLLPDNVDKLIFLNANLER encoded by the exons ATGATGGAACGTTTGTTGATAGTCAAAGAACCTTTGATGCTGGTTTCAATGAGCTTATCAAGATGTCCAAAAATGCCATCAAATGACCAATGGGAAAGTATAAACGATtttgttatacttttaaaaccgTTTGAAAGcttaactatacaaatatcCTCAGAACAGCGACCAACCTTAGCAAAAGTTATTCCATTATTAAGAG gtttattattatcagttaataataagaattcaGTGACGTATACAGGCaagtttttaaagaaaaaattgattgaaGAAACAACAAAAAGATTTAATGATATTGAAGAAATGTATCCATCACATTTATACTCTAAGGCTACTATATTAGATCCTCGATTTAAGAAAGCTGCATTTATATCAAATGAAAATGCCAATACAGCTGAACAAGAAGTTCAAAAAGAGATAGCTGACTACATTAAACCTAAtg cccCTGAGAGAAATATACTTGAACAAAGTGTACATCACACCACTTTGACAACTGCAGAACAACTAGAACACAGCAGTCAACCCGTTTCTTTACAAGAAAATTTATTGACATATTTAGAAGCAACAGTCACTACACTTCGGTCTCAGACAACATATTCCAGTACAGCAGCAACATTATTCAAACAGTACATGAATAtcgaatttttaaacattcaagATGATCCAATAttgttttggaaaaataacaGACAAATGTTAGGTGCATTGTATGAAGTAGCTTTGAAATACTCTTGTATACCTGCTACATCTGTGCCATCGGAGAGAGTATTTTCTAAAGCTGGTCAAATAGTCAGTGCCAGACGAAATAGATTATTACCAGATAATGTggataaacttatatttttaaatgcaaatttaGAAAGataa